In Polypterus senegalus isolate Bchr_013 chromosome 12, ASM1683550v1, whole genome shotgun sequence, the following are encoded in one genomic region:
- the hic2 gene encoding hypermethylated in cancer 2 protein — protein sequence MELPNHAKQLLLQLNQQRAKGFLCDVIIVVENALFRAHKNILAASSIYFKSLVLHDNLINLDTDMVNPSVFRQILDFIYTGKLLSADQASEQNFNALLTAASYLQLHDLAALCRKKIKRNGKPLPTKHNTQHPGRPHRNQRLSSTPVIQNRYSGSKDIEKKQITEELFKDRLSDDEVYVTGSNQEGLSSLHGVTSKHGSNGNISSVGDQGLGLDLSKKSPSVSVTHEEVSPNENQQESPQSASASSANSASFEDSTANPQSVEGGDSMEIDGGDENQSLPDTGQRKSLHHLAMKKEWPKKENAYENSKGDEEGTIPNGVIVGPKLTDKSNCGYSSEHSFQCKEDDVENGKDISDESGHSESESGHTSANYVYRQEGFEPVAYGDNLYVCIPCGKGFPSSEQLNAHVETHTEEELYIKEEDSYIKDEAEDLSTQNPSFGNEPRPFKCSVCEKSYKDPATLRQHEKTHWLTRPFPCNICGKMFTQRGTMTRHMRSHLGLKPFACEECGMRFTRQYRLTEHMRVHSGEKPYECQLCGGKFTQQRNLISHLRMHTSPS from the coding sequence ATGGAACTGCCAAATCATGCCAAACAATTGCTGCTGCAGCTAAATCAGCAAAGAGCCAAAGGGTTTCTCTGTGATGTCATCATAGTGGTAGAAAATGCACTTTTTCGAGCCCACAAAAATATCCTGGCAGCCAGCAGTATCTACTTCAAATCCCTGGTTCTTCATGATAATTTAATCAACTTGGACACTGACATGGTAAACCCATCCGTTTTTCGGCAGATTTTGGACTTTATTTACACTGGCAAGCTCTTATCAGCAGACCAGGCAAGTGAACAGAACTTCAATGCCCTTCTTACGGCAGCTAGCTACCTCCAACTCCATGATCTGGCTGCtctctgcagaaaaaaaataaagcgcAATGGCAAACCCTTGCCAACCAAACATAACACCCAACATCCTGGGAGACCTCATCGAAACCAGAGACTATCCTCGACACCTGTCATCCAAAATCGATATTCAGGGTCAAAAGACATTGAGAAGAAGCAGATTACTGAAGAGCTTTTCAAAGACAGACTCTCTGATGATGAGGTCTATGTCACTGGTTCTAACCAAGAAGGCTTGAGCTCCCTGCATGGAGTAACCAGTAAGCATGGAAGCAATGGTAACATCAGTAGTGTTGGAGATCAAGGACTTGGCCTTGACTTGTCAAAAAAGAGTCCATCTGTCTCTGTAACCCATGAAGAGGTCAGTCCCAATGAAAACCAACAGGAATCCCCCCAATCTGCCTCAGCATCCTCAGCCAACAGTGCCTCTTTTGAAGACTCCACTGCTAACCCTCAAAGTGTAGAAGGTGGAGACTCCATGGAAATAGATGGGGGAGATGAGAACCAGTCTTTACCTGACACAGGACAGCGTAAAAGCTTGCATCACTTAGCCATGAAGAAAGAAtggccaaagaaggaaaatgcatATGAGAACAGCAAAGGTGATGAGGAGGGTACCATCCCAAATGGTGTGATTGTTGGCCCCAAGCTGACTGATAAATCCAACTGTGGCTATAGCTCTGAGCATTCCTTTCAGTGCAAGGAAGATGATGTGGAGAATGGAAAGGACATTAGTGATGAGAGTGGACATAGCGAGTCTGAAAGTGGGCACACAAGTGCCAATTATGTGTACCGGCAGGAGGGATTTGAGCCTGTTGCTTATGGTGACAACCTTTATGTTTGTATCCCATGTGGTAAAGGCTTTCCCAGTTCGGAGCAGCTTAATGCACATGTTGAAACTCACACGGAGGAAGAGCTTTACATCAAGGAAGAAGATTCCTATATCAAAGACGAAGCTGAAGACCTTTCCACCCAAAACCCATCATTTGGTAATGAGCCCAGACCGTTCAAATGTTCGGTGTGTGAAAAGAGCTACAAAGATCCGGCCACGCTGCGTCAGCACGAAAAAACCCACTGGTTGACACGACCCTTCCCCTGCAACATCTGTGGTAAAATGTTCACCCAGCGTGGCACCATGACACGGCACATGAGAAGCCATCTGGGCTTGAAACCTTTTGCCTGCGAAGAGTGTGGCATGCGCTTCACCAGGCAGTACCGACTGACCGAGCACATGCGAGTTCACTCAGGTGAAAAACCATATGAATGTCAACTTTGTGGTGGGAAATTCACCCAGCAGCGCAACTTGATCAGTCATCTACGGATGCATACCTCTCCATCATAA